AAATCAGAAACATAGAAAGATAACGTTTTACAAAAACTACTTCCAAGACTTCTTTGCCAAACAAAACAAGAAAGTAAAAGGAAAAATTGTTTAGACTTTTGATTGATTGAAGACTTACAAAGAGTTCCTGAAACTTATCTTTATCACATTGAAAATACGGACGGACTTTATGAAATCCGTGTTCAATTAGGAAGCGACATTTTTAGGATTTTCTGTTTTTTTGACCAAGGACAATTAGTTTTTTTGGCGAACGGATTTCAAAAGAAAACGCAAAAGACACCAAAGAAAGAAATAGAAATGGCACTTAAAATAAAAGCAGAATATGAAAGCGAAAAATAAAAATTTGATGACTCTTGAAGAGTTCAAAGAAAAAAACTATGGCAAACGTGGTACAAAGGAACGTGACGAGCTTGAAGCAGGTTATGAAGCATTTAAAATCGGTGCTCTGATTCACGACACTCGTGTTGAAATGGGAATGACACAAGAACAACTAGCAGAAAAAGTTGGAACAACTAAATCCTACATTTCAAAAATTGAGAACAACATAAAAGAAGCTCGCATTTCGACACTTCAAAAAATTATTGAACTTGGTTTTGGCGGACGACTTGAACTAAATATAAAAATCTAACGGACGAATTGACCGAGTAAAGAAAAACCGCATATAAAAGGCGTTTGGCTCAATGGCGGGTAACATCGTTAATTGAACATTCTACCTCGCATCAATCCCCAAAGTTTTTGGGGATGGTGTATTGACAGTTTTTTGATCTTATATTCGCCACCTCACCAAGCGCCAAAACGATAAATTCACTATACAATAAATAATATTAAAAGAAAAAAAGAAGAGGAGCAGATGCTCCTCTTCTTTTTTAAATGATTAATCCAGAATTTTCATTAGGAATTTGTAATAAGTGGGTTTTCAATTTTTTATAAATAATAATAAATCTTTCGATTTTACATTTCTATTACCCTCCTATTTATGCATTTAAAATGATGCCTAAAGACTTCCCAATTGAATCGACTTGCGGAGAATCATAAATGAAGCAACTATTGTGATTATATTGTTTTAGACATCCAACTTTACACTGATCTTGAATCAAATAGCGTTGATTCACCAAAAAAGATGAACGGATTAGCTTAACCTAAGCAAAATAAATATTACATTACAAAGTGAATGAAAAGATATTGTGAAAGTTAAAAAATCTCGCAAATTTGTAAATTATTATAAATAATTTTTCAATTCTCTGTTCTACTTCACTGGGTTGAATCTGGAGATAATAATACCGACAAGTGCCACCATGTAAAATTGTCCAGCAATGGTGAAAAACATAGTTGTAAGGCGTGCGGCGTCAGAAACAGGTGTTATGTCTCCATATCCCACAGTAGCCATCGTAACCATACTGAAATAAGACAACTGATTGTAAATATATGGAATGTTTCCCTGCACCAACCCGCCGAAAGAATTTGGGTTGTTGTATTCAATCAACAAAAAAGTAAATTGTGCAATTACGATCAGCAGTAGGAACCCGCTTATTGATCCATATACCACACTTATGGTCGCTTCACTTTTGCGAAAAATCTGATACAAAACTTCAATAAATATCAAGGTATAATAAAAGGTATAAACCAGAAAAGCACTTTGAACTAAAACCGGATTTCTCACAATGGTGAAAAATAACAACGGTATCAAGACGCTTAAAATAAAAAGTACATTTTTGATCCATATGATATACCTAAATCTTTCTTTAAAAATTCCCACCGCAGCGAAACCCAATATGATCATGTTAAAGGGCCATATGTATGTGGTGTAAATATTCACATCCGGTACAAATATTTTATCAAAGAGCAACAGGAGGAGGGCGAAAAGCAAAAATTCAAATCGATTGTTGCTCAATACCTCCTGGAAATTCTTTACTTTCATTGCTCTAAGGTAGTAGGTAAAAAATTAGCAAGCAATGTTGCCAGCAAAATAAAATTTGAAACACCTGTTTTCAAATAAATCGAATGTTAATTTTTGTTTTTCAATCGCTGCTTTAAATCAACAATCCTATCTCCTGATCACCAGGTACGATTTGCTGGAATTATTCTTTTGATAATTAATTGGTAGGCGACGGAAACATCCGGTAAGTTTAAGTGAATAACATTTACATGATGGTAAATTCGCTTTTCATAAATCACCCCTCCTGCATCATAAAAAATTATACCCACTTAAGGGCAATATTGATTCAATTCAATATTTACTTGGTCTTTTGCTGGATTAGGATAAATATAATCCACCGAAATTGCATAAACATCTGTTGTTTTTACATTCGGATTTGCATACTTTAAAAGTTAAGCATACCCTTTCAAAATTCAAGTACACATCAATTTTTATTTTCAAGAAACTAGGTCGGATATTAAAAGAGTAAAAAGTCTGTTTGTTCTGAATCATTTCAGAAGTGCTAAGGTCTATTTGGATCAAACTTTATTTTATACAGCCTGCTCAAACCATTTTCATACTGAGTCATCTCTTCTAAAAGTTTTTTTAACGATTGTGCATCATTAAATTTTGTTTGAACAGCATTTCTCTTGCTGGTAAAATAAAGCATTCCCTTCTTAGGATCTACAAAAGGACAATAATCCATTTTAGTAGAATTGATCTGAGGACCCATATTCATGGCTTTAGTCCATCGACCATTATCAGTTTGGTAGCTGATGTAAAGATCGCCACTACCGTAACCTCCATCCCGATTGTAGCAGGTATAAATCAAGTATGATTCATCAGGTGCTATAAAGGCATTAAACTCTATCCCATCTGAATTGATGGAATCATTGAGAGAAACCGGTGAATCATAGCTCCCAAAGTTCCATATACTGACAAATATATCATCCTTTCCTTTTGATTGTGCCCCATCACTGGTGAAATAGAGATTATTGAATTTTGAAACTGCCGGATAAAATTCATTGTCTTTGGTATTGATTGGATATCCCATGTTGTATGGAGCTGACCAGCTGCTCTTAATGGACACTCGCTCTACAAACCAAATGTCATAATCCTTGGTTTCATTACTATTCTCTTCCAGGGGACGGTTGGATGAAAAATACAACCGCAATCCATCCGGTGACAAGAATGGTTCAAGATCATGGTATTTCCCTGAGAATGGGGCGACCTCCGGAAATGAGTACGCTCCGTCTTTAAAGCTGGAAACCACTATTGCCGACAATTCACCCAAATAACTTTGAACAGTAAAATAGATTTCATCCCCATTTACAAATATGGCAGCATCTCTTACATTAGGAAATTGAGACACAATTTCCGGTAAAAATCCCTCCACTTTTTGGATGCCCTCTTGTGCACGCACTTCACCAATTCCAAATAAAACAGAGAATGCAAACGAATAATAATTGAACCTCATGGTTCAAAAATAATAAATTAGTAGAGAAATTGACCTACTTTAACTGTATTAAAATAGATTATGCATGTAACCAGACTCATATTTTATTTTGCAAATAAAATACCAATTGGTTTGTATACTTTATGTCAACAGCCTTTAATAATGGAAGTCGATTTGCAAGCATCCAAGTTTGCAAATTTCGAATTCCCTATCCTTACTTAACTTTTTGAATCTTGTGTAAAAAACTAAGACAAGATGTTACAGGTAACAGTAAGATTATATCAGGTCTTACCGCTTTATACTTTTTAATTCTTATAAGAAAATTGCAATTTATAAAAAATGATTCGAAATGATTACAGTTGCCTATTAATCCATTTTACAATAGAAACTCACGTTTGGAACAGATCATTTCCACATCGTCAATGTGAATTACAATCCTTCAATCAATTCCTTTAGCTTGGTTAAGGCTAAAGGATATGTTTGATTGAAATAATCAATATATTCCTCTATTACACCTAGATCGACTGTTATGGTGGTTTGATGGTCTTGTTCTTTAAACGTATAGTTCTCTATACCATCGGCCCATTTTTCTACTTGTGGTCCCTCGGTAATTTCTACTTCGTCTTCAAAAATTCCATAGTGTTGAATTGAAACAAATTGATTGGGTATGTTTTCTACAATTCTGGAAATCATACCTGCTCTCTTTCCATTGTCATCAGTACCCAAGAAAAGTATTTTACTTCCCTTCTCCCAATCTCCGACATAAGTTGAACTAGGGTTAAATACCGAAGTCCAATGTTGATAAGTATTGATGTCTTTAATTCCCAACATAGAATCGTAAGCATCCTCAGCCGAAGAATGAACCACAATGTTAAAACTCAAAATTTTTGTTTTTAAGTTGGCTTGAGATTCACAATATTTTTTAAAGTTATTAAGTATTGCCTGCCAGCCACTTCTTTGCAAATCGATCGAATTTTCAGATTCTGCATCAAAAGTCACCGTCACATCAGAATGGGTGCCATCACCCTTAAAATTTACGATTGCTTGTCTTCCATCAGACATTGTATACTTGATTTTTTCACCCATCACTATTTCATCGTAAGTTGCCTCAAAGTCAAAGCCGAAACTTCCGTCCTT
This region of Candidatus Vicinibacter affinis genomic DNA includes:
- a CDS encoding PD40 domain-containing protein, with product MRFNYYSFAFSVLFGIGEVRAQEGIQKVEGFLPEIVSQFPNVRDAAIFVNGDEIYFTVQSYLGELSAIVVSSFKDGAYSFPEVAPFSGKYHDLEPFLSPDGLRLYFSSNRPLEENSNETKDYDIWFVERVSIKSSWSAPYNMGYPINTKDNEFYPAVSKFNNLYFTSDGAQSKGKDDIFVSIWNFGSYDSPVSLNDSINSDGIEFNAFIAPDESYLIYTCYNRDGGYGSGDLYISYQTDNGRWTKAMNMGPQINSTKMDYCPFVDPKKGMLYFTSKRNAVQTKFNDAQSLKKLLEEMTQYENGLSRLYKIKFDPNRP
- a CDS encoding helix-turn-helix transcriptional regulator; this encodes MKAKNKNLMTLEEFKEKNYGKRGTKERDELEAGYEAFKIGALIHDTRVEMGMTQEQLAEKVGTTKSYISKIENNIKEARISTLQKIIELGFGGRLELNIKI
- a CDS encoding SRPBCC domain-containing protein; protein product: MLGIKDINTYQHWTSVFNPSSTYVGDWEKGSKILFLGTDDNGKRAGMISRIVENIPNQFVSIQHYGIFEDEVEITEGPQVEKWADGIENYTFKEQDHQTTITVDLGVIEEYIDYFNQTYPLALTKLKELIEGL